A window of Haliscomenobacter hydrossis DSM 1100 contains these coding sequences:
- a CDS encoding pyridoxal phosphate-dependent aminotransferase — protein sequence MSNLSRRQWLRTAGLASGALPLMSVAGKAASFEGFLASLNHLPPGIIAKLNSNENPYGPSEFVRKAITNAFDKACRYPFADTGAIVEKVAAKEGVSPDQVLLTVGSTEGLKITALALRLFEGEVIAPVPTFDALMFYTEAMGGYVNRVPVMDNAELSLDLDEMERRVTANTRLVFVCNPNNPTGSILPAARLRDFCETVSKRTVVFSDEAYFDYITEPGYPSMVELVKKNANVIVSRTFSKVYGMAGMRIGYLIARPDLIRRIKAVQVDQPNMLALHAANAALADQDFYRFSLQKNAEGKALLYQTLDSLKLHYVRSHANFVFFKTGKDIGGVIRDMRAQGIEVGRPFLPLSEWCRVSTGKMEELEVFKKGLLKVLG from the coding sequence ATGTCCAATCTCTCTCGCCGCCAATGGCTCAGAACCGCCGGTCTGGCCTCCGGAGCCTTACCTTTAATGAGTGTTGCTGGAAAAGCCGCCTCTTTTGAAGGCTTTTTAGCATCGCTGAACCACCTGCCGCCCGGCATCATTGCCAAGCTTAATTCCAATGAAAACCCTTACGGGCCATCGGAATTCGTGCGCAAAGCCATCACCAACGCCTTTGACAAAGCCTGCCGTTATCCCTTCGCTGATACGGGTGCGATAGTGGAAAAAGTCGCCGCCAAGGAAGGGGTCAGCCCCGACCAGGTCCTGCTCACCGTTGGTTCCACCGAAGGACTAAAAATCACCGCGCTGGCGTTGCGCCTGTTTGAAGGAGAAGTCATTGCCCCCGTACCAACTTTCGATGCCCTCATGTTTTACACCGAAGCCATGGGTGGCTACGTCAACCGAGTTCCTGTGATGGACAATGCCGAGCTTTCCCTCGATCTCGATGAGATGGAACGCCGTGTGACAGCCAATACCCGTCTGGTTTTCGTTTGCAACCCCAATAACCCTACCGGAAGCATCCTTCCCGCCGCGCGACTGAGGGATTTTTGTGAAACCGTTTCCAAACGTACCGTGGTGTTTAGTGATGAAGCCTACTTCGATTACATCACCGAGCCAGGCTATCCCAGCATGGTGGAACTGGTCAAGAAGAACGCCAATGTGATTGTATCCCGTACCTTTTCAAAAGTGTACGGTATGGCGGGCATGCGCATCGGCTATTTGATTGCACGCCCAGATCTCATTCGGCGCATCAAGGCAGTACAGGTAGATCAGCCCAATATGCTGGCCTTACATGCAGCCAATGCGGCGCTTGCGGATCAGGATTTTTACCGCTTTAGCCTCCAGAAGAACGCCGAAGGCAAAGCCTTGCTTTACCAAACCCTCGATTCCTTAAAGCTGCACTACGTGCGCAGTCACGCCAATTTTGTGTTTTTCAAAACGGGCAAAGACATTGGTGGCGTTATCCGCGACATGCGGGCACAGGGCATTGAGGTAGGGCGTCCGTTTTTGCCCTTGTCGGAGTGGTGTCGGGTGAGCACCGGAAAAATGGAAGAATTGGAGGTGTTCAAAAAAGGATTGCTGAAGGTATTGGGGTAG
- a CDS encoding proton-conducting transporter membrane subunit — translation MEATLQFFIVLPILAFLISLIVPRKKESILSGLAIASVGVQLLGTIVFITWWILNHYPTLDVKNMVLYQSPHFEFFIDFYFDKTTALFAFMGAVLTFLVVIFSRYYMHREEGFKRFFTALLAFFVGYNLIVFSGNFETLFIGWEILGITSFLLIAFYRDRYLPVKNGFKVLSFYRLGDICLILAMWMSHHLWHKNITFMEWNQAEQVLYVFRAHYFQAMFISVMILIAATIKSAQLPFSTWLPRAMEGPTTSSAIFYGSLSVHIGVFLLLRTYSFWENEWIIKGIVITIGLFSSVIATLIARVQSTVKTQIAYASIAQIGLIFIEVALGFHVLALFHFAGNAFLRTYQLLVSPSVLSYLVHDMFFNFRPDNTVEPDSFFKRIKQGAYILSLKEWNFDYLLSSYLWRPFKWIGRQSNFMRQRWGFAPMVLLQVVGIASILFKGSISAQAYSYLPIVFSFLALLMVLKAFTERKDAQQAWLTAFFSQSFIALSILWNKDVELLEVAFYLSGALVAAIVGYICLHKIKSKEGNLALDHYHGHSYEHREIALVFLLSCLGISGFPITPTFIGIDLMFTHVSANQLVLVVLLGLNFLFLELTILRIYTRVFLGQHKKAYHPIAFRSS, via the coding sequence ATGGAAGCTACACTACAATTTTTTATTGTTCTTCCGATCCTGGCCTTTCTGATCAGTTTGATCGTGCCGCGTAAAAAAGAATCCATCCTTTCGGGCCTTGCGATAGCCAGCGTTGGGGTACAACTACTGGGAACAATTGTGTTCATCACCTGGTGGATACTGAACCATTATCCAACTCTGGACGTCAAAAACATGGTATTGTACCAAAGTCCCCATTTTGAGTTTTTTATCGATTTTTATTTCGACAAAACCACGGCCTTATTTGCCTTTATGGGTGCGGTGCTGACGTTTTTGGTGGTCATTTTTAGTCGGTATTACATGCACCGGGAAGAGGGATTTAAACGCTTTTTTACCGCCCTGCTGGCCTTTTTTGTGGGGTATAACCTCATCGTTTTTTCTGGCAATTTTGAGACACTTTTTATCGGCTGGGAAATTCTGGGCATCACCTCATTCTTGCTGATTGCCTTTTACCGCGATCGCTATTTACCCGTAAAAAATGGATTTAAAGTCCTGTCTTTTTATCGACTCGGCGACATTTGTTTGATCCTGGCGATGTGGATGAGCCATCACCTGTGGCACAAAAACATCACTTTTATGGAATGGAACCAGGCGGAACAGGTACTGTATGTATTTCGTGCACACTATTTCCAGGCCATGTTTATTTCCGTCATGATTTTGATTGCGGCCACCATCAAATCGGCACAATTGCCTTTTTCCACCTGGCTGCCCCGGGCCATGGAAGGTCCAACTACCTCAAGTGCCATTTTTTACGGCTCCCTTTCGGTGCACATCGGGGTATTTCTGTTGTTGCGTACGTACTCATTTTGGGAAAATGAATGGATCATCAAAGGAATAGTCATCACCATAGGTTTATTCAGCAGCGTCATTGCTACCCTGATCGCCCGGGTTCAATCTACCGTTAAAACCCAGATTGCCTATGCTTCCATCGCCCAAATCGGCTTGATTTTTATCGAAGTCGCCCTCGGTTTTCACGTATTGGCGCTTTTCCATTTTGCCGGGAATGCTTTTTTGAGAACCTATCAGCTTTTGGTTTCTCCTTCGGTGTTGAGCTATTTGGTGCACGATATGTTTTTCAACTTTAGGCCCGACAATACCGTTGAACCCGATTCCTTTTTCAAAAGAATTAAACAAGGTGCTTATATTTTAAGCCTCAAGGAATGGAATTTTGATTATTTGCTCAGCAGCTATTTGTGGCGTCCTTTCAAATGGATTGGCCGTCAGTCCAATTTCATGCGCCAGCGCTGGGGCTTTGCTCCGATGGTTTTGCTACAAGTTGTAGGCATTGCAAGCATTCTATTCAAAGGAAGCATCAGTGCTCAGGCGTACAGCTATCTACCCATTGTTTTTTCATTTTTGGCCTTGCTGATGGTGCTGAAAGCGTTCACGGAGCGCAAAGATGCGCAGCAAGCCTGGCTGACGGCATTTTTTAGCCAATCGTTTATCGCACTTTCGATTTTATGGAACAAGGACGTTGAGCTACTGGAAGTGGCTTTTTACTTGAGTGGCGCGCTGGTAGCGGCGATAGTCGGCTACATTTGTCTACACAAGATCAAATCCAAAGAAGGGAACCTTGCTTTAGACCACTACCACGGGCACAGTTACGAACACCGGGAAATTGCCCTGGTATTTCTGTTGTCTTGTTTGGGTATTTCGGGGTTTCCCATCACCCCAACTTTTATTGGCATCGATTTGATGTTTACCCACGTTTCGGCCAATCAACTGGTTCTGGTGGTATTGCTGGGTTTGAATTTTTTGTTTCTGGAATTGACCATTCTACGCATATACACCCGGGTTTTTCTGGGCCAGCATAAAAAAGCTTATCATCCTATCGCTTTTAGATCTTCTTAA
- a CDS encoding YbcC family protein has translation MIKSQVGVEFAVKDPVLVEWVNTQDHLDGKIHPPFDEAQVLHEIKHHLPAQSALKDFIHHNSLHAYQHLKFYAAIFKAAKIFGYQVTLQLQEFRQLYKNGRIREDVLDRIIEDKKGATQVAQWKEKLIAAPYDTSTIPRINRLRAHWKSQFHLDLDTLVQPLLFRVLCSYLDQGISLWKFPGSAAGFLPALQKLERNGFTSFFKTQTARNFLLQDNLDISDLLHKVVGDQRYYEQYLFDQQFSHQGWSGIVSAIEDKPEALLDNRKISLRELIIFELLLEIDALEAQLGKGWQPLCTRVSMPPQNLFAEVESTELQEVFSLWQDAFEWDYYDGVLAGIAQGKEKIQQPPTGKSFQAVFCIDERECSLRRHIESIDPHCETLGAPGFFGVEFFFQPENGQFYEKLCPAPVTPAYLIKESGASTHRKHVLLYSNKTHTLLPGFAITLTLGFWAAVQTFLTLFRPKMSPAISNAFAHMNDDAELSIENKSPEDRENGLQIGFTVEEMTTRVEGQLRGMGLIKNFAPIVYIIAHGSSSANNPHHGAHDCGACSGRPGSVNARVFAAMANHPEVRARLHAKGIDIPAETQFVGGMHDTAADEMGYFDVRLLTAENFGLHRKNAAAFEKALDLNAKERSRRFASINSKMRIDKIRKAIKDRSVSLFEPRPELGHGTNTLCIVGRRDLTKGLFLDRRAFLNSYDYRTDREGKLLPGIMRPLGPVCGGINLEYYFSRVDNYKLGAGTKLPHNVMGLFGVANSSDGDLRPGLPVQMIEVHDPVRLLIIVEHFPEVVLKTIQSSPEMYEWFINEWVHLVAVNPETNQFYYFKAGAFAPYPLLTQHTAVVQDFHTLIETANEMETNQIADATQENLPVFTLN, from the coding sequence ATGATCAAGTCGCAAGTTGGTGTTGAATTCGCTGTAAAAGATCCGGTGCTCGTTGAATGGGTCAATACTCAAGATCATCTGGATGGTAAAATCCATCCCCCATTTGATGAAGCTCAGGTTTTGCACGAAATCAAACACCATTTGCCGGCTCAATCCGCCCTCAAAGACTTCATTCACCACAATTCCTTGCATGCCTATCAACACCTGAAATTTTACGCGGCCATTTTTAAAGCTGCAAAAATTTTTGGTTACCAGGTTACGCTGCAGTTGCAGGAATTCCGGCAATTGTACAAAAACGGGCGCATCCGGGAGGATGTCCTCGATCGAATAATCGAAGACAAAAAAGGGGCCACCCAAGTAGCGCAATGGAAGGAAAAATTGATTGCTGCCCCTTACGACACATCCACGATACCCCGGATCAACCGCTTGAGAGCACATTGGAAAAGCCAATTTCACCTTGACTTGGACACATTGGTGCAACCCTTATTGTTCCGGGTGCTGTGTAGTTATCTGGATCAGGGCATTTCCCTCTGGAAATTTCCGGGCAGTGCAGCCGGTTTTTTACCTGCATTGCAGAAATTGGAGCGCAATGGGTTTACGAGTTTTTTCAAGACCCAAACAGCCCGCAATTTCCTACTTCAAGACAATCTGGACATCAGCGACTTATTGCACAAAGTGGTAGGTGACCAGCGTTACTACGAACAATATCTTTTTGACCAGCAATTCAGCCACCAAGGCTGGTCAGGGATTGTATCTGCCATTGAGGATAAACCCGAGGCCCTACTCGACAACCGAAAGATATCCCTACGTGAGCTGATCATTTTTGAATTGCTGTTGGAAATTGATGCCCTGGAAGCGCAGTTAGGTAAGGGATGGCAACCCCTCTGTACGCGCGTAAGTATGCCTCCTCAGAACCTGTTTGCCGAAGTTGAATCCACCGAATTGCAAGAAGTTTTTTCGCTTTGGCAAGATGCTTTTGAGTGGGATTATTATGATGGCGTTCTGGCCGGGATCGCCCAGGGAAAAGAAAAAATTCAACAACCGCCTACTGGCAAAAGCTTTCAAGCAGTCTTCTGTATTGATGAACGCGAGTGCTCCCTCCGGCGGCACATCGAAAGTATAGATCCTCATTGTGAAACACTGGGAGCGCCCGGCTTTTTTGGGGTTGAGTTTTTTTTCCAGCCGGAGAATGGGCAGTTTTATGAAAAATTATGCCCCGCACCAGTGACGCCAGCCTACTTAATCAAGGAGTCCGGGGCAAGCACCCACCGCAAACACGTACTGTTGTACAGCAACAAAACGCATACCCTTTTACCCGGTTTCGCCATCACCCTGACCCTGGGCTTTTGGGCGGCAGTGCAAACCTTCCTGACCCTCTTCCGCCCCAAAATGAGCCCCGCCATTTCCAATGCTTTTGCGCACATGAATGATGATGCCGAACTCAGCATTGAAAACAAAAGCCCGGAGGACCGTGAAAATGGCCTACAAATCGGGTTTACGGTGGAGGAAATGACCACGCGGGTAGAAGGACAATTGCGCGGCATGGGCTTGATCAAAAATTTTGCGCCCATCGTCTACATCATCGCCCACGGGTCGAGTAGTGCCAATAATCCTCACCACGGCGCGCACGATTGTGGTGCGTGCAGCGGTCGGCCTGGCTCGGTCAACGCGCGGGTTTTTGCCGCAATGGCCAATCACCCCGAGGTAAGAGCACGATTGCACGCGAAAGGCATCGATATTCCAGCGGAAACACAGTTTGTAGGAGGAATGCACGATACTGCTGCCGATGAAATGGGCTATTTCGATGTCCGTTTACTTACCGCTGAAAATTTCGGTTTGCACCGGAAAAACGCGGCGGCTTTTGAAAAAGCGCTGGACCTGAACGCCAAAGAGCGCTCGCGGAGGTTTGCTTCGATCAACAGTAAAATGCGGATCGACAAAATCCGCAAAGCCATCAAAGACCGCTCGGTTTCCTTGTTTGAACCCCGACCAGAACTGGGTCACGGAACCAATACCCTCTGCATTGTTGGGCGCCGCGATTTGACCAAAGGTTTGTTCCTGGATCGCCGGGCCTTTTTGAACTCCTACGATTACCGCACCGATCGGGAAGGGAAATTGCTTCCCGGCATCATGCGACCACTTGGTCCGGTTTGTGGCGGGATTAACCTGGAGTACTATTTCTCCCGGGTAGACAATTACAAACTGGGGGCTGGAACAAAATTGCCCCACAACGTCATGGGGCTTTTTGGCGTAGCCAACAGCAGCGACGGCGATTTGCGCCCCGGCCTTCCGGTACAAATGATCGAAGTACACGACCCGGTGCGCTTGTTGATCATCGTTGAACATTTCCCGGAGGTGGTGTTAAAAACCATTCAATCCTCGCCGGAAATGTACGAATGGTTCATCAACGAATGGGTGCATTTGGTAGCCGTCAATCCTGAGACCAATCAGTTCTACTATTTCAAAGCAGGTGCATTTGCGCCCTACCCCCTTTTAACACAACATACCGCAGTAGTCCAGGATTTCCACACGTTGATCGAGACCGCGAATGAAATGGAAACGAACCAGATTGCCGATGCCACCCAGGAAAATTTGCCCGTTTTCACGCTCAACTGA
- a CDS encoding carbonic anhydrase family protein yields MKAHSFETQSSITPTKALEFLKEGNQRFVNNLKVSRNLLQQANETRDGQWPFAVILSCIDSRTSAELIFDQGLGDIFSIRIAGNVVNTDIIGSLEFACKIAGSKLIVVLGHTSCGAIKGACDHVEMGNLTDLLAKIQPAVYQENTVMEPKQRNSKNADFVENVTDINIKRSVKTILNRSYILEQMVERGEIAIIGAKHHLDSGVVDFFEDTWIHNKSSVEVHMT; encoded by the coding sequence ATGAAAGCGCATTCATTTGAAACACAATCAAGCATCACCCCGACCAAAGCCTTGGAATTCTTGAAGGAAGGAAATCAGCGGTTTGTCAATAATTTAAAAGTCAGCCGTAATTTACTTCAGCAAGCGAACGAAACCCGCGATGGTCAGTGGCCCTTTGCCGTAATTCTGAGTTGTATTGACAGCCGCACCTCGGCAGAGTTAATTTTTGATCAGGGTTTGGGTGATATTTTTTCGATCCGTATCGCCGGTAATGTGGTCAATACCGATATCATTGGCAGTCTTGAGTTTGCTTGTAAAATAGCTGGATCAAAGCTAATTGTGGTATTGGGACACACCAGTTGTGGTGCCATCAAGGGAGCTTGCGACCACGTGGAAATGGGAAACCTGACCGATTTGTTGGCCAAAATCCAACCTGCTGTCTATCAGGAAAACACGGTAATGGAACCCAAACAGCGCAATTCCAAAAATGCTGATTTTGTTGAAAACGTAACCGATATCAACATCAAACGTTCGGTAAAAACCATCCTCAACCGGAGTTACATTTTGGAACAGATGGTTGAGAGAGGGGAAATAGCCATCATTGGTGCCAAACACCATTTGGATTCAGGGGTCGTTGATTTTTTTGAGGATACCTGGATTCACAATAAAAGCTCGGTTGAAGTCCATATGACTTAG
- a CDS encoding SulP family inorganic anion transporter, whose product MRNKAIYFKTDIQAGVVVFLVALPLCLGIALASGAPLFAGIISGVIGGIVVGALSKSQLSVSGPAAGLTAIVLAAISSLGSYETFLMAVVLAGVFQVILGLVKAGTISNYFPSNVIEGMLTAIGIIIILKQLPHAIGYDVDNEGDFFFIETKTGHNTFSAIVDAVNYSHLGAITITLVSLAILIAFTKVDFLKKLKVVPGALVAVVAGVVLNEVFKASGSSLAISQEHLVNLPMPKSFNDFIGQFSTPDFSSIAKPEVWIVALTIAAVASIETLLCIEAADKLDPLKRYTNSNAELLAQGTGNMLSGLIGGIPMTSVIVRTSANINSGGRTKTATISHGILLLIAVLAIPSVLNKIPLACLAAILLMIGYKLASPKVFMHMWKSGKYQVIPFIVTVVAVVFTDLLEGVAIGLVVSIFFILRANLKLAYFFKREEYHEGEVINIKLAQEVSFLNKAAIKQTLNHLPAGSKVVIDASDTFYIDHDVVQLIRDFLAIGSKDKDIELTLVGFKDDYKMEFSNHVSSN is encoded by the coding sequence ATGAGAAACAAGGCAATTTATTTTAAAACCGACATCCAGGCGGGTGTAGTGGTCTTCCTGGTGGCCCTTCCACTTTGTTTGGGCATTGCGCTGGCGAGTGGGGCACCATTGTTTGCAGGAATTATTTCCGGAGTGATTGGAGGTATCGTTGTCGGGGCGCTCAGTAAATCTCAATTGAGTGTGTCGGGCCCAGCAGCTGGTCTTACCGCGATTGTTTTGGCGGCGATCAGTAGTCTAGGATCTTATGAAACGTTTCTGATGGCCGTCGTTTTGGCGGGCGTCTTTCAAGTAATACTTGGCCTGGTCAAAGCTGGAACCATATCCAACTACTTTCCTTCAAACGTCATCGAAGGAATGCTTACCGCAATCGGGATCATCATCATCCTCAAACAATTGCCGCATGCAATCGGGTACGATGTAGACAATGAAGGAGACTTTTTCTTCATTGAAACTAAGACCGGGCACAACACTTTTTCAGCAATCGTTGATGCAGTCAACTACTCACACCTTGGCGCAATCACCATCACGCTGGTTTCGCTGGCAATATTGATTGCTTTCACTAAGGTCGATTTCCTGAAAAAATTGAAGGTCGTTCCAGGCGCACTTGTGGCGGTTGTAGCGGGAGTGGTGCTGAATGAAGTATTCAAGGCATCGGGTTCTTCGTTGGCGATAAGCCAGGAGCATTTGGTCAATCTGCCCATGCCCAAGTCTTTTAACGATTTTATCGGGCAATTTTCCACTCCTGATTTTTCCAGCATTGCGAAACCAGAAGTATGGATCGTGGCGCTTACCATTGCGGCAGTAGCCAGTATCGAAACGCTGTTGTGCATTGAAGCCGCAGATAAATTAGATCCACTGAAACGGTATACCAATTCCAATGCCGAACTTTTGGCGCAAGGAACAGGTAATATGCTGAGTGGTTTAATCGGCGGCATTCCGATGACCTCGGTGATCGTAAGAACTTCGGCCAATATCAACTCCGGTGGACGCACCAAAACGGCAACCATCTCCCATGGTATTCTATTGTTGATCGCGGTACTTGCTATACCCAGCGTCCTCAATAAAATCCCTCTGGCTTGTTTGGCTGCTATCCTGTTGATGATTGGCTACAAGTTGGCTAGTCCGAAGGTATTTATGCACATGTGGAAAAGTGGAAAATACCAGGTGATTCCTTTTATCGTGACGGTAGTTGCGGTGGTGTTCACTGATTTACTCGAAGGAGTAGCCATTGGACTCGTGGTCAGTATCTTCTTTATCTTGAGGGCGAACTTAAAACTCGCTTATTTTTTCAAAAGAGAAGAATACCACGAAGGCGAAGTCATCAACATCAAGTTGGCCCAGGAGGTCTCCTTCTTGAATAAAGCGGCCATCAAACAAACCTTGAACCACCTGCCTGCTGGCAGTAAAGTGGTCATCGATGCTTCCGACACCTTCTACATCGATCATGATGTGGTACAATTGATCCGGGATTTTTTGGCCATCGGCTCGAAAGACAAGGACATTGAGCTGACTTTAGTTGGATTCAAAGACGATTACAAAATGGAGTTTTCAAACCATGTTTCTTCCAATTAA